Proteins from a single region of Kogia breviceps isolate mKogBre1 chromosome 5, mKogBre1 haplotype 1, whole genome shotgun sequence:
- the TNK2 gene encoding activated CDC42 kinase 1 isoform X15 yields the protein MQPEEGTGWLLELLSEVQLQQYFLRLRDDLNITRLSHFEYVKNEDLEKIGMGRPGQRRLWEAVKRRKAVCKRKSWMSKGSIWPLAAFKQVFSGKRLEAEFPPHHSQSTFRKTSPTPGGPAAEGSLQSLTCLIGEKDLHLFEKLGDGSFGVVRRGEWDAPSGKTVSVAVKCLKPDVLSQPEAMDDFIREVNAMHSLDHRNLIRLYGVVLTPPMKMVTELAPLGSLLDRLRKHQGHFLLGTLSRYAVQVAEGMGYLESKRFIHRDLAARNLLLATRDLVKIGDFGLMRALPQNDDHYVMQEHRKVPFAWCAPESLKTRTFSHASDTWMFGVTLWEMFTYGQEPWIGLNGSQILHKIDKEGERLPRPEDCPQDIYNVMVQCWAHKPEDRPTFVALRDFLLEAQPTDMRALQDFEEPDKLHIQMNDVITVIEGRAENYWWRGQNTRTLCVGPFPRNVVTSVAGLSAQDISQPLQNSFIHTGHGDSDPRHCWGFPDRIDELYLGNPMDPPDLLSVELSTSRPTQHLGRVKKPTYDPVSEDQDPLSSDFKRLGLRKPGLPRGLWLAKPSARVPGTKAGRGSSEVTLIDFGEEPMVQVPRPCAPSLAQLAMDACSLLDKTPPQSPSRALPRPLHPTPVVDWDARPLPPPPAYDDVAQDEDDFEVCSINSTLVSAGVSAGPSQGETNYAFVPEPARLFPPLEDNLFLPPQGGGKPPNSAQTAEIFQALQQECMRQLQVPAGSLVPSPSPVGDDKPQVPPRVPIPPRPTRPRGELSPAPSGEEEMGRWPGPASPPRLPPREPLSPQGSRTPSPLVPRGSSPLPPRLSSSPGKTMPTTQSFASDPKYATPQVIQAPGPRAGPCILPIVRDGKKVSNTHYYLLPERPPYLERYQRFLRETRSPEEPAPMPVPLLLPPPGIPAPAAPTATVRPMPQAAPDPRANFSTNTSNSGAQPPALRATARLPQRGCPGDGPEAGRPTDKIQMLQAMVHGVTTEECQAALQSHSWSVQRAAQYLKVEQLFGLGLRPRGECHKVLEMFDWNLEQAGCHLLGSCGPAHHKR from the exons ATGCAGCCGGAGGAGGGCACAGGCTGGCTGCTGGAGCTGCTGTCCGAGGTGCAGCTGCAGCAGTATTTCCTGCGGCTCCGTGACGACCTCAACATTACCCGCCTGTCCCACTTTGAGTATGTCAAGAATGAGGACCTGGAGAAGATTGGCATGGGCCGGCCTG GCCAGCGGCGGCTGTGGGAGGCTGTGAAGAGGAGGAAGGCCGTGTGCAAACGCAAGTCCTGGATGAGCAAG GGTTCCATCTGGCCCCTGGCTGCCTTCAAACAGGTGTTCAGTGGAAAGCGGCTGGAGGCTGAGTTCCCCCCTCATCACTCTCAGAGCACCTTCCGGAAGACCTCACCCACCCCCGGAGGCCCAGCAGCAGAGGGGTCCCTGCAGAGCCTCACCTGCCTCATTGGGGAGAAGGACCTGCATCTCTTTGAGAAGCTGGGAGATGGCTCCTTTGGTGTGGTGCGCAGGGGCGAGTGGGACGCCCCCTCGGGGAAGACG GTGAGTGTGGCTGTGAAGTGCCTGAAGCCTGATGTGCTGAGCCAGCCAGAGGCTATGGACGACTTCATCCGGGAGGTCAATGCCATGCACTCGCTTGACCACCGAAACCTTATTCGCCTCTACGGTGTGGTGCTCACGCCGCCCATGAAGATG GTGACAGAACTGGCACCTCTGGGATCGTTGTTGGACCGGCTGCGCAAGCACCAGGGCCACTTCCTCCTGGGTACCCTGAGCCGCTACGCTGTGCAGGTGGCTGAGGGCATGGGCTACCTGGAGTCCAAGCGCTTTATTCACCGTGACCTGGCTGCCCGCAATCTGCTGTTGGCCACCCGTGACCTGGTCAAGATCGGGGACTTTGGGCTGATGCGAGCACTGCCCCAGAATGACGACCACTACGTCATGCAGGAGCATCGCAAGGTGCCCTTTGCCTG GTGTGCCCCTGAGAGCCTGAAGACTCGCACCTTCTCCCATGCCAGCGACACCTGGATGTTTGGGGTCACACTGTGGGAGATGTTCACCTATGGCCAGGAGCCCTGGATTGGCCTCAATGGCAGTCAG ATCCTGCACAAGATTGACAAGGAGGGGGAGCGTCTGCCCCGGCCCGAGGACTGCCCCCAGGACATCTACAATGTCATGGTTCAGTGCTGGGCTCACAAGCCAGAGGACAGACCCACCTTTGTGGCCCTGAGGGACTTCCTGCTGGAG gcccagcccacTGACATGCGGGCTCTTCAGGACTTTGAGGAGCCAGACAAGCTGCACATCCAGATGAACGATGTCATCACCGTCATTGAGGGGAG GGCTGAGAATTATTGGTGGCGCGGGCAGAACACACGGACGCTGTGCGTGGGGCCCTTCCCTCGCAACGTGGTGACCTCTGTGGCCGGCCTGTCGGCCCAGGACATCAGCCAGCCCCTGCAGAACAGCTTCATTCACACAGGGCATGGTGACAGCGACCCCCGgcactgctggggcttccctgacagGATCGATGA ACTGTATCTGGGAAACCCCATGGACCCTCCCGACCTGCTGAGTGTGGAACTGAGCACCTCCAGACCCACCCAGCATCTGGGCAGGGTGAAAA AACCAACCTACGACCCTGTGAGTGAGGACCAAGACCCCCTGTCCAGCGACTTCAAGAGACTGGGCCTGCGGAAGCCAGGACTGCCCCGTGGGCTGTGGCTCGCGAAGCCCTCGGCCCGGGTGCCGGGCACCAAAGCGGGCCGCGGGAGCAGTGAGGTCACGCTCATCGACTTCGGTGAGGAGCCCATGGTCCAGGTCCCACGGCCCTGTGCGCCCTCACTGGCGCAGCTGGCCATGGATGCCTGCTCCTTGCTGGACAAGACCCCGCCACAGAGCCCCTCGCGGGCCCTGCCCCGACCCCTGCATCCCACGCCAGTGGTGGACTGGGATGCGCGCCCACTGCCCCCGCCTCCTGCCTACGACGACGTGGCCCAGGATGAGGATGACTTCGAGGTCTGCTCCATCAACAGCACCCTAGTGAGTGCAGGGGTCTCTGCTGGGCCCAGCCAGGGAGAGACCAATTACGCCTTTGTGCCTGAGCCGGCACGGCTCTTCCCTCCTCTGGAGGACAACCTGTTCCTCCCACCTCAGGGTGGGGGCAAGCCGCCCAACTCAGCCCAGACTGCAGAGATCTTCCAGGCGCTGCAGCAGGAGTGCATGCGACAGCTACAGGTCCCGGCCGGCTCTCTGGTCCCCTCGCCCAGCCCGGTGGGCGACGACAAGCCCCAGGTGCCCCCCCGTGTGCCCATCCCCCCGAGGCCCACGCGCCCACGTGGGGAGCTGTCTCCAGCCCCCTCGGGCGAGGAGGAGATGGGGCGGTGGCCTggacctgcctcccctccccgacTACCACCTCGGGAGCCCCTGTCCCCACAAGGCTCCAGGACCCCCAGCCCCTTGGTGCCACGCGGCAGCTCCCCGCTGCCACCCCGGCTCTCCAGCTCACCTGGGAAAACCATGCCCACCACCCAGAGCTTTGCCTCAGACCCCAAGTATGCCACACCCCAGGTGATCCAGGCACCTGGCCCCCGGGCTGGCCCCTGCATCTTACCCATCGTCCGCGATGGCAAGAAGGTCAGCAACACCCACTACTACCTGCTGCCTGAGCGCCCACCCTACCTGGAGCGCTACCAGCGCTTCCTGCGTGAGACCCGGAGCCCCGAAGAGCCGGCCCCCATGCCTGTGCCCCTGCTGCTGCCCCCTCCCGGCATCCCAGCTCCTGCTGCCCCTACTGCCACCGTTCGACCAATGCCTCAGGCTGCCCCAGACCCCAGGGCTAACTTCTCCACTAACACCAGCAACTCGGGGGCCCAGCCGCCAGCCCTGAGGGCCACTGCTCGGCTGCCACAGAGGGGCTGTCCCGGTGACGGGCCAGAGGCTGGACGGCCAACAGACAAGATCCAGATG CTGCAGGCCATGGTGCATGGGGTGACCACAGAGGAGTGCCAGGCGGCCCTGCAGAGCCACAGCTGGAGCGTGCAGAGGGCTGCCCAGTATCTGAAG GTGGAGCAGCTCTTTGGTTTGGGTCTGCGGCCGCGAGGCGAGTGCCACAAAGTGCTGGAGATGTTCGACTGGAACTTGGAGCAGGCTGGCTGCCACCTGCTGGGCTCCTGTGGCCCAGCCCACCACAA GCGCTGA
- the TNK2 gene encoding activated CDC42 kinase 1 isoform X12 translates to MQPEEGTGWLLELLSEVQLQQYFLRLRDDLNITRLSHFEYVKNEDLEKIGMGRPGQRRLWEAVKRRKAVCKRKSWMSKVFSGKRLEAEFPPHHSQSTFRKTSPTPGGPAAEGSLQSLTCLIGEKDLHLFEKLGDGSFGVVRRGEWDAPSGKTVSVAVKCLKPDVLSQPEAMDDFIREVNAMHSLDHRNLIRLYGVVLTPPMKMVTELAPLGSLLDRLRKHQGHFLLGTLSRYAVQVAEGMGYLESKRFIHRDLAARNLLLATRDLVKIGDFGLMRALPQNDDHYVMQEHRKVPFAWCAPESLKTRTFSHASDTWMFGVTLWEMFTYGQEPWIGLNGSQILHKIDKEGERLPRPEDCPQDIYNVMVQCWAHKPEDRPTFVALRDFLLEAQPTDMRALQDFEEPDKLHIQMNDVITVIEGRAENYWWRGQNTRTLCVGPFPRNVVTSVAGLSAQDISQPLQNSFIHTGHGDSDPRHCWGFPDRIDELYLGNPMDPPDLLSVELSTSRPTQHLGRVKKPTYDPVSEDQDPLSSDFKRLGLRKPGLPRGLWLAKPSARVPGTKAGRGSSEVTLIDFGEEPMVQVPRPCAPSLAQLAMDACSLLDKTPPQSPSRALPRPLHPTPVVDWDARPLPPPPAYDDVAQDEDDFEVCSINSTLVSAGVSAGPSQGETNYAFVPEPARLFPPLEDNLFLPPQGGGKPPNSAQTAEIFQALQQECMRQLQVPAGSLVPSPSPVGDDKPQVPPRVPIPPRPTRPRGELSPAPSGEEEMGRWPGPASPPRLPPREPLSPQGSRTPSPLVPRGSSPLPPRLSSSPGKTMPTTQSFASDPKYATPQVIQAPGPRAGPCILPIVRDGKKVSNTHYYLLPERPPYLERYQRFLRETRSPEEPAPMPVPLLLPPPGIPAPAAPTATVRPMPQAAPDPRANFSTNTSNSGAQPPALRATARLPQRGCPGDGPEAGRPTDKIQMLQAMVHGVTTEECQAALQSHSWSVQRAAQYLKHPLAPVCPTAPPSAPQVEQLFGLGLRPRGECHKVLEMFDWNLEQAGCHLLGSCGPAHHKR, encoded by the exons ATGCAGCCGGAGGAGGGCACAGGCTGGCTGCTGGAGCTGCTGTCCGAGGTGCAGCTGCAGCAGTATTTCCTGCGGCTCCGTGACGACCTCAACATTACCCGCCTGTCCCACTTTGAGTATGTCAAGAATGAGGACCTGGAGAAGATTGGCATGGGCCGGCCTG GCCAGCGGCGGCTGTGGGAGGCTGTGAAGAGGAGGAAGGCCGTGTGCAAACGCAAGTCCTGGATGAGCAAG GTGTTCAGTGGAAAGCGGCTGGAGGCTGAGTTCCCCCCTCATCACTCTCAGAGCACCTTCCGGAAGACCTCACCCACCCCCGGAGGCCCAGCAGCAGAGGGGTCCCTGCAGAGCCTCACCTGCCTCATTGGGGAGAAGGACCTGCATCTCTTTGAGAAGCTGGGAGATGGCTCCTTTGGTGTGGTGCGCAGGGGCGAGTGGGACGCCCCCTCGGGGAAGACG GTGAGTGTGGCTGTGAAGTGCCTGAAGCCTGATGTGCTGAGCCAGCCAGAGGCTATGGACGACTTCATCCGGGAGGTCAATGCCATGCACTCGCTTGACCACCGAAACCTTATTCGCCTCTACGGTGTGGTGCTCACGCCGCCCATGAAGATG GTGACAGAACTGGCACCTCTGGGATCGTTGTTGGACCGGCTGCGCAAGCACCAGGGCCACTTCCTCCTGGGTACCCTGAGCCGCTACGCTGTGCAGGTGGCTGAGGGCATGGGCTACCTGGAGTCCAAGCGCTTTATTCACCGTGACCTGGCTGCCCGCAATCTGCTGTTGGCCACCCGTGACCTGGTCAAGATCGGGGACTTTGGGCTGATGCGAGCACTGCCCCAGAATGACGACCACTACGTCATGCAGGAGCATCGCAAGGTGCCCTTTGCCTG GTGTGCCCCTGAGAGCCTGAAGACTCGCACCTTCTCCCATGCCAGCGACACCTGGATGTTTGGGGTCACACTGTGGGAGATGTTCACCTATGGCCAGGAGCCCTGGATTGGCCTCAATGGCAGTCAG ATCCTGCACAAGATTGACAAGGAGGGGGAGCGTCTGCCCCGGCCCGAGGACTGCCCCCAGGACATCTACAATGTCATGGTTCAGTGCTGGGCTCACAAGCCAGAGGACAGACCCACCTTTGTGGCCCTGAGGGACTTCCTGCTGGAG gcccagcccacTGACATGCGGGCTCTTCAGGACTTTGAGGAGCCAGACAAGCTGCACATCCAGATGAACGATGTCATCACCGTCATTGAGGGGAG GGCTGAGAATTATTGGTGGCGCGGGCAGAACACACGGACGCTGTGCGTGGGGCCCTTCCCTCGCAACGTGGTGACCTCTGTGGCCGGCCTGTCGGCCCAGGACATCAGCCAGCCCCTGCAGAACAGCTTCATTCACACAGGGCATGGTGACAGCGACCCCCGgcactgctggggcttccctgacagGATCGATGA ACTGTATCTGGGAAACCCCATGGACCCTCCCGACCTGCTGAGTGTGGAACTGAGCACCTCCAGACCCACCCAGCATCTGGGCAGGGTGAAAA AACCAACCTACGACCCTGTGAGTGAGGACCAAGACCCCCTGTCCAGCGACTTCAAGAGACTGGGCCTGCGGAAGCCAGGACTGCCCCGTGGGCTGTGGCTCGCGAAGCCCTCGGCCCGGGTGCCGGGCACCAAAGCGGGCCGCGGGAGCAGTGAGGTCACGCTCATCGACTTCGGTGAGGAGCCCATGGTCCAGGTCCCACGGCCCTGTGCGCCCTCACTGGCGCAGCTGGCCATGGATGCCTGCTCCTTGCTGGACAAGACCCCGCCACAGAGCCCCTCGCGGGCCCTGCCCCGACCCCTGCATCCCACGCCAGTGGTGGACTGGGATGCGCGCCCACTGCCCCCGCCTCCTGCCTACGACGACGTGGCCCAGGATGAGGATGACTTCGAGGTCTGCTCCATCAACAGCACCCTAGTGAGTGCAGGGGTCTCTGCTGGGCCCAGCCAGGGAGAGACCAATTACGCCTTTGTGCCTGAGCCGGCACGGCTCTTCCCTCCTCTGGAGGACAACCTGTTCCTCCCACCTCAGGGTGGGGGCAAGCCGCCCAACTCAGCCCAGACTGCAGAGATCTTCCAGGCGCTGCAGCAGGAGTGCATGCGACAGCTACAGGTCCCGGCCGGCTCTCTGGTCCCCTCGCCCAGCCCGGTGGGCGACGACAAGCCCCAGGTGCCCCCCCGTGTGCCCATCCCCCCGAGGCCCACGCGCCCACGTGGGGAGCTGTCTCCAGCCCCCTCGGGCGAGGAGGAGATGGGGCGGTGGCCTggacctgcctcccctccccgacTACCACCTCGGGAGCCCCTGTCCCCACAAGGCTCCAGGACCCCCAGCCCCTTGGTGCCACGCGGCAGCTCCCCGCTGCCACCCCGGCTCTCCAGCTCACCTGGGAAAACCATGCCCACCACCCAGAGCTTTGCCTCAGACCCCAAGTATGCCACACCCCAGGTGATCCAGGCACCTGGCCCCCGGGCTGGCCCCTGCATCTTACCCATCGTCCGCGATGGCAAGAAGGTCAGCAACACCCACTACTACCTGCTGCCTGAGCGCCCACCCTACCTGGAGCGCTACCAGCGCTTCCTGCGTGAGACCCGGAGCCCCGAAGAGCCGGCCCCCATGCCTGTGCCCCTGCTGCTGCCCCCTCCCGGCATCCCAGCTCCTGCTGCCCCTACTGCCACCGTTCGACCAATGCCTCAGGCTGCCCCAGACCCCAGGGCTAACTTCTCCACTAACACCAGCAACTCGGGGGCCCAGCCGCCAGCCCTGAGGGCCACTGCTCGGCTGCCACAGAGGGGCTGTCCCGGTGACGGGCCAGAGGCTGGACGGCCAACAGACAAGATCCAGATG CTGCAGGCCATGGTGCATGGGGTGACCACAGAGGAGTGCCAGGCGGCCCTGCAGAGCCACAGCTGGAGCGTGCAGAGGGCTGCCCAGTATCTGAAG CACCCCTTGGCCCCAGTGTGTCCCACGGCACCACCCTCTGCTCCTCAGGTGGAGCAGCTCTTTGGTTTGGGTCTGCGGCCGCGAGGCGAGTGCCACAAAGTGCTGGAGATGTTCGACTGGAACTTGGAGCAGGCTGGCTGCCACCTGCTGGGCTCCTGTGGCCCAGCCCACCACAA GCGCTGA
- the TNK2 gene encoding activated CDC42 kinase 1 isoform X11, protein MQPEEGTGWLLELLSEVQLQQYFLRLRDDLNITRLSHFEYVKNEDLEKIGMGRPGQRRLWEAVKRRKAVCKRKSWMSKGSIWPLAAFKQVFSGKRLEAEFPPHHSQSTFRKTSPTPGGPAAEGSLQSLTCLIGEKDLHLFEKLGDGSFGVVRRGEWDAPSGKTVSVAVKCLKPDVLSQPEAMDDFIREVNAMHSLDHRNLIRLYGVVLTPPMKMVTELAPLGSLLDRLRKHQGHFLLGTLSRYAVQVAEGMGYLESKRFIHRDLAARNLLLATRDLVKIGDFGLMRALPQNDDHYVMQEHRKVPFAWCAPESLKTRTFSHASDTWMFGVTLWEMFTYGQEPWIGLNGSQILHKIDKEGERLPRPEDCPQDIYNVMVQCWAHKPEDRPTFVALRDFLLEAQPTDMRALQDFEEPDKLHIQMNDVITVIEGRAENYWWRGQNTRTLCVGPFPRNVVTSVAGLSAQDISQPLQNSFIHTGHGDSDPRHCWGFPDRIDELYLGNPMDPPDLLSVELSTSRPTQHLGRVKREPPPRPPQPAIFTQSKWGCSWCLRPRPRPLSPLISLLLEEPTYDPVSEDQDPLSSDFKRLGLRKPGLPRGLWLAKPSARVPGTKAGRGSSEVTLIDFGEEPMVQVPRPCAPSLAQLAMDACSLLDKTPPQSPSRALPRPLHPTPVVDWDARPLPPPPAYDDVAQDEDDFEVCSINSTLVSAGVSAGPSQGETNYAFVPEPARLFPPLEDNLFLPPQGGGKPPNSAQTAEIFQALQQECMRQLQVPAGSLVPSPSPVGDDKPQVPPRVPIPPRPTRPRGELSPAPSGEEEMGRWPGPASPPRLPPREPLSPQGSRTPSPLVPRGSSPLPPRLSSSPGKTMPTTQSFASDPKYATPQVIQAPGPRAGPCILPIVRDGKKVSNTHYYLLPERPPYLERYQRFLRETRSPEEPAPMPVPLLLPPPGIPAPAAPTATVRPMPQAAPDPRANFSTNTSNSGAQPPALRATARLPQRGCPGDGPEAGRPTDKIQMVEQLFGLGLRPRGECHKVLEMFDWNLEQAGCHLLGSCGPAHHKR, encoded by the exons ATGCAGCCGGAGGAGGGCACAGGCTGGCTGCTGGAGCTGCTGTCCGAGGTGCAGCTGCAGCAGTATTTCCTGCGGCTCCGTGACGACCTCAACATTACCCGCCTGTCCCACTTTGAGTATGTCAAGAATGAGGACCTGGAGAAGATTGGCATGGGCCGGCCTG GCCAGCGGCGGCTGTGGGAGGCTGTGAAGAGGAGGAAGGCCGTGTGCAAACGCAAGTCCTGGATGAGCAAG GGTTCCATCTGGCCCCTGGCTGCCTTCAAACAGGTGTTCAGTGGAAAGCGGCTGGAGGCTGAGTTCCCCCCTCATCACTCTCAGAGCACCTTCCGGAAGACCTCACCCACCCCCGGAGGCCCAGCAGCAGAGGGGTCCCTGCAGAGCCTCACCTGCCTCATTGGGGAGAAGGACCTGCATCTCTTTGAGAAGCTGGGAGATGGCTCCTTTGGTGTGGTGCGCAGGGGCGAGTGGGACGCCCCCTCGGGGAAGACG GTGAGTGTGGCTGTGAAGTGCCTGAAGCCTGATGTGCTGAGCCAGCCAGAGGCTATGGACGACTTCATCCGGGAGGTCAATGCCATGCACTCGCTTGACCACCGAAACCTTATTCGCCTCTACGGTGTGGTGCTCACGCCGCCCATGAAGATG GTGACAGAACTGGCACCTCTGGGATCGTTGTTGGACCGGCTGCGCAAGCACCAGGGCCACTTCCTCCTGGGTACCCTGAGCCGCTACGCTGTGCAGGTGGCTGAGGGCATGGGCTACCTGGAGTCCAAGCGCTTTATTCACCGTGACCTGGCTGCCCGCAATCTGCTGTTGGCCACCCGTGACCTGGTCAAGATCGGGGACTTTGGGCTGATGCGAGCACTGCCCCAGAATGACGACCACTACGTCATGCAGGAGCATCGCAAGGTGCCCTTTGCCTG GTGTGCCCCTGAGAGCCTGAAGACTCGCACCTTCTCCCATGCCAGCGACACCTGGATGTTTGGGGTCACACTGTGGGAGATGTTCACCTATGGCCAGGAGCCCTGGATTGGCCTCAATGGCAGTCAG ATCCTGCACAAGATTGACAAGGAGGGGGAGCGTCTGCCCCGGCCCGAGGACTGCCCCCAGGACATCTACAATGTCATGGTTCAGTGCTGGGCTCACAAGCCAGAGGACAGACCCACCTTTGTGGCCCTGAGGGACTTCCTGCTGGAG gcccagcccacTGACATGCGGGCTCTTCAGGACTTTGAGGAGCCAGACAAGCTGCACATCCAGATGAACGATGTCATCACCGTCATTGAGGGGAG GGCTGAGAATTATTGGTGGCGCGGGCAGAACACACGGACGCTGTGCGTGGGGCCCTTCCCTCGCAACGTGGTGACCTCTGTGGCCGGCCTGTCGGCCCAGGACATCAGCCAGCCCCTGCAGAACAGCTTCATTCACACAGGGCATGGTGACAGCGACCCCCGgcactgctggggcttccctgacagGATCGATGA ACTGTATCTGGGAAACCCCATGGACCCTCCCGACCTGCTGAGTGTGGAACTGAGCACCTCCAGACCCACCCAGCATCTGGGCAGGGTGAAAA GGGAGCCTCCACCTCGCCCTCCTCAGCCTGCCATCTTCACTCAGAGTAAGTGGGGCTGCTCTTGGTGCcttcgcccccgcccccgccccctctctcctctcatttCTCTCCTCCTGGAAG AACCAACCTACGACCCTGTGAGTGAGGACCAAGACCCCCTGTCCAGCGACTTCAAGAGACTGGGCCTGCGGAAGCCAGGACTGCCCCGTGGGCTGTGGCTCGCGAAGCCCTCGGCCCGGGTGCCGGGCACCAAAGCGGGCCGCGGGAGCAGTGAGGTCACGCTCATCGACTTCGGTGAGGAGCCCATGGTCCAGGTCCCACGGCCCTGTGCGCCCTCACTGGCGCAGCTGGCCATGGATGCCTGCTCCTTGCTGGACAAGACCCCGCCACAGAGCCCCTCGCGGGCCCTGCCCCGACCCCTGCATCCCACGCCAGTGGTGGACTGGGATGCGCGCCCACTGCCCCCGCCTCCTGCCTACGACGACGTGGCCCAGGATGAGGATGACTTCGAGGTCTGCTCCATCAACAGCACCCTAGTGAGTGCAGGGGTCTCTGCTGGGCCCAGCCAGGGAGAGACCAATTACGCCTTTGTGCCTGAGCCGGCACGGCTCTTCCCTCCTCTGGAGGACAACCTGTTCCTCCCACCTCAGGGTGGGGGCAAGCCGCCCAACTCAGCCCAGACTGCAGAGATCTTCCAGGCGCTGCAGCAGGAGTGCATGCGACAGCTACAGGTCCCGGCCGGCTCTCTGGTCCCCTCGCCCAGCCCGGTGGGCGACGACAAGCCCCAGGTGCCCCCCCGTGTGCCCATCCCCCCGAGGCCCACGCGCCCACGTGGGGAGCTGTCTCCAGCCCCCTCGGGCGAGGAGGAGATGGGGCGGTGGCCTggacctgcctcccctccccgacTACCACCTCGGGAGCCCCTGTCCCCACAAGGCTCCAGGACCCCCAGCCCCTTGGTGCCACGCGGCAGCTCCCCGCTGCCACCCCGGCTCTCCAGCTCACCTGGGAAAACCATGCCCACCACCCAGAGCTTTGCCTCAGACCCCAAGTATGCCACACCCCAGGTGATCCAGGCACCTGGCCCCCGGGCTGGCCCCTGCATCTTACCCATCGTCCGCGATGGCAAGAAGGTCAGCAACACCCACTACTACCTGCTGCCTGAGCGCCCACCCTACCTGGAGCGCTACCAGCGCTTCCTGCGTGAGACCCGGAGCCCCGAAGAGCCGGCCCCCATGCCTGTGCCCCTGCTGCTGCCCCCTCCCGGCATCCCAGCTCCTGCTGCCCCTACTGCCACCGTTCGACCAATGCCTCAGGCTGCCCCAGACCCCAGGGCTAACTTCTCCACTAACACCAGCAACTCGGGGGCCCAGCCGCCAGCCCTGAGGGCCACTGCTCGGCTGCCACAGAGGGGCTGTCCCGGTGACGGGCCAGAGGCTGGACGGCCAACAGACAAGATCCAGATG GTGGAGCAGCTCTTTGGTTTGGGTCTGCGGCCGCGAGGCGAGTGCCACAAAGTGCTGGAGATGTTCGACTGGAACTTGGAGCAGGCTGGCTGCCACCTGCTGGGCTCCTGTGGCCCAGCCCACCACAA GCGCTGA